One region of Caldimonas thermodepolymerans genomic DNA includes:
- the apaG gene encoding Co2+/Mg2+ efflux protein ApaG: MSTYEFTCSVEPQHLPEQSDPARGIYAFAYTVTIENTGDVAAQLISRHWVITDANGKVEEVKGLGVVGQQPFLRPGEGFEYTSWTRIATPRGTMSGSYFCVAEDGERFEAVVPAFSLAVQRSGLH; the protein is encoded by the coding sequence ATGAGCACCTACGAATTCACCTGCAGCGTCGAGCCGCAGCACCTGCCGGAACAGTCGGACCCGGCGCGGGGCATCTACGCCTTCGCCTACACCGTCACGATCGAGAACACCGGCGACGTGGCCGCGCAGCTGATCTCGCGCCACTGGGTGATCACCGATGCCAACGGCAAGGTGGAGGAAGTCAAGGGCCTGGGCGTGGTCGGCCAGCAGCCCTTCCTGCGGCCCGGCGAAGGCTTCGAGTACACCAGCTGGACCCGCATCGCCACGCCGCGCGGCACGATGAGCGGCAGCTACTTCTGCGTCGCCGAGGACGGCGAGCGCTTCGAAGCGGTGGTGCCGGCCTTCTCGCTGGCCGTGCAGCGCAGCGGGCTGCATTGA